One window of the Microcoleus sp. AS-A8 genome contains the following:
- a CDS encoding MBOAT family protein: MIWLIAASLFFYSWWNPAYLSLLIGSILFNYIVGYALSQPRAMPLSKKWILALAIALNLALIGYFKYANFFISSANDILDTNFNLYNLILPLGISFFTFEQMTYLIDIYRGKTQDYGFLNYCLFVTFFPRLIAGPIIRYGQVMPQFANPLIYRFSPEDLAVGMTIFWIGLSKKVLLADSISTYVTPVFNAAANGVPFTFAEGWTGALAYSFQLYFDFSGYSDMAIGVARIFGIKLPLNFDSPYKAVNIIEFWRRWHITLSNFLRDYLYIPLGGNRKGKLRRYINLMITMLLGGLWHGAGWTFVLWGGLHGAYLCVNHLWHDFRQSLGHNLKKSHWWSRGVGCLVTFLAVVVAWVFFRAENINAAITMIKTMFGANSFSLSPSPIPVVPLGRKVLLSFCLLVWLMPNTQQWLIRYNPALTEPIAKTPFSWENNGWQKLQWRPSKKLGLIFGILVFMILKSFLSAPESEFLYFNF; encoded by the coding sequence ATGATATGGCTCATTGCTGCCTCCTTATTCTTCTACAGTTGGTGGAATCCTGCCTACTTGAGCTTACTAATCGGCTCAATCCTGTTTAACTATATAGTTGGATATGCCTTGAGTCAGCCTAGAGCAATGCCCCTGAGTAAGAAGTGGATTCTGGCTCTAGCTATTGCGCTCAACTTGGCGCTCATTGGATATTTTAAATATGCTAATTTCTTTATTTCTAGTGCCAATGATATTTTAGATACAAACTTTAACTTGTATAACCTTATTTTGCCCCTAGGTATCTCGTTTTTTACCTTTGAGCAAATGACCTACCTGATAGATATTTACCGAGGAAAAACACAAGACTACGGATTCCTTAACTATTGTCTCTTCGTTACCTTCTTTCCGCGATTGATTGCTGGCCCCATTATCCGATACGGGCAAGTTATGCCCCAATTTGCCAATCCGTTAATTTATCGATTTAGTCCTGAAGATTTAGCGGTAGGCATGACTATTTTCTGGATAGGGTTGAGCAAAAAAGTTTTATTAGCTGACAGTATTTCAACTTATGTCACGCCAGTCTTTAATGCAGCGGCTAATGGTGTGCCATTCACCTTTGCCGAGGGGTGGACTGGGGCGCTTGCTTACTCATTTCAGCTTTACTTTGATTTTTCCGGCTACTCTGATATGGCAATCGGCGTTGCCCGAATATTCGGGATTAAGTTACCCCTCAATTTTGATTCGCCTTACAAAGCCGTGAATATCATTGAATTTTGGCGTCGGTGGCACATTACTCTTTCTAACTTCCTGCGGGATTATCTTTACATCCCTCTAGGCGGTAATCGCAAAGGTAAATTGCGACGCTATATCAATTTAATGATTACCATGCTATTAGGTGGTTTATGGCATGGTGCGGGGTGGACGTTTGTTTTATGGGGTGGGTTGCATGGAGCCTATCTTTGCGTCAATCATCTATGGCATGACTTTCGACAATCACTAGGGCATAACTTGAAAAAGAGTCACTGGTGGAGTCGAGGAGTGGGTTGTCTGGTGACATTTTTGGCTGTAGTAGTTGCCTGGGTTTTCTTTAGGGCAGAAAATATCAATGCAGCAATTACTATGATAAAAACAATGTTCGGTGCAAATAGCTTTTCCTTATCACCATCACCCATACCCGTTGTACCGTTAGGTAGAAAAGTTCTGCTGAGTTTCTGTCTATTGGTTTGGTTAATGCCTAACACTCAACAGTGGTTAATACGATATAATCCAGCTTTAACGGAACCCATAGCAAAGACTCCTTTTAGTTGGGAAAACAACGGCTGGCAAAAGCTACAATGGCGACCTTCCAAAAAATTAGGATTAATATTTGGAATCTTGGTATTTATGATTTTAAAAAGTTTTTTAAGCGCCCCTGAAAGTGAGTTTTTGTACTTTAATTTCTAG